A single window of Rhodamnia argentea isolate NSW1041297 chromosome 5, ASM2092103v1, whole genome shotgun sequence DNA harbors:
- the LOC115743752 gene encoding pentatricopeptide repeat-containing protein At2g19280, translating to MVAVSCEVGDGFLVQVHVPSNVLLVMRASFSLVYHCSAKLKLILVSNKISRPFSSGNSAAVCFSMLDDETSNSYDGEVLPKRGCISAVSIDDMVSHHGDRCSSEEIPLFLENQKSEEVEMESMKPLDTNCQWIQGCEKLYWAKSNQINMFRGLDKLFDENSEAAIALGLKNGIQATCKVIHILASRNMNHLVVRLILYLVRTYHCHKDSSTLLLDTFLDTCKERRVLKTVHSMFVDSYIKEDMLNIALEASFKGRLLKIFPSAAVCNSLLQALLRSNQSDLAWEFLEEMQSQGIGMNASVISLFIKDYCIKGDIRSAWKLVTEMKNCGIKADVVAYSIIVHHLCRMSWLKEATCLLFKLLGMGFFLDSVVINSVIDGYCKVGNLGKAICILSMCGLPLDNFLYNSFLTKLCRDHDLSIASKYFLEMPEVGLRPDCYNYTTMIQGYCKAGDTKRALQYFGKMLKSGNRPSTTTYAVLIDGSCQIEDMEMAEHMFQIMIKDGLLPDVVVCNTLMHAYGKQGRLHKVFKLLGLMTTVNISPDIITYNTIIHSLMRNGLMTEARDILDELVQRGFSPDVVTFTSVIDGFSKRGHFVEAFLMWSSMSKVAVQPDIITCSALLSGYCRARRMEEANALFRRMLDAGLRPDVILYNTLIHGFCKIGCMEDACYLVDLMVQGDIYPNNVTRRALVLGFEKMKFRNPAETADFKLQEILVKNGIHIGVDAYLSMAHRPDR from the coding sequence GAGGGCTTCTTTTTCTCTCGTTTATCACTGCTCTGCCAAACTCAAGCTGATATTGGTGAGTAATAAGATTTCTAGACCTTTTTCATCTGGGAATTCAGCAGCTGTGTGCTTTAGTATGCTCGATGATGAAACCTCCAATTCTTACGATGGAGAAGTTCTACCAAAAAGAGGGTGCATTTCAGCTGTCAGTATTGATGATATGGTGTCTCATCATGGTGATCGTTGCTCTTCTGAGGAGATTCCCTTGTTTTTGGAAAATCAGAAGTCAGAGGAAGTTGAGATGGAAAGCATGAAACCGTTAGACACAAACTGCCAATGGATTCAAGGTTGTGAGAAGTTGTACTGGGCTAAATCGAATCAGATTAATATGTTCCGGGGCTTGGACAAGCTCTTTGATGAGAATTCAGAAGCTGCTATTGCTCTAGGATTAAAAAATGGGATCCAAGCTACTTGTAAAGTGATACATATTCTTGCCTCAAGGAATATGAATCATTTAGTGGTTCGTCTTATCTTGTATCTTGTACGGACATATCATTGTCACAAGGACTCCTCCACTCTGTTGCTAGATACTTTTCTTGATACCTGTAAGGAAAGAAGAGTACTAAAAACTGTACATAGTATGTTCGTTGATTCTTACATTAAGGAAGACATGCTAAATATTGCCCTTGAAGCATCGTTTAAAGGAAGActgcttaaaatttttccttcagCTGCCGTCTGTAATTCTTTATTGCAGGCACTATTGCGATCCAACCAATCAGACCTGGCTTGGGAATTTTTGGAGGAAATGCAAAGTCAAGGAATAGGTATGAATGCCTCTGTTATCAGTTTGTTTATCAAGGACTACTGTATCAAGGGTGACATAAGAAGTGCTTGGAAGTTGGTCACAGAGATGAAAAATTGTGGGATCAAAGCTGATGTGGTTGCATATTCTATCATAGTTCACCATCTCTGCAGGATGTCCTGGTTAAAGGAAGCAACATGTTTATTGTTTAAGCTATTGGGGATGGGTTTCTTCCTGGATTCTGTTGTAATTAATTCAGTCATTGATGGCTATTGTAAGGTGGGAAATCTAGGAAAAGCAATTTGTATTTTAAGCATGTGCGGCCTTCCCCTTGACAATTTCTTGTATAATAGTTTTCTCACAAAGTTATGCAGAGATCATGACTTGTCGATTgcttcaaaatattttctcgagaTGCCTGAGGTAGGCTTACGTCCAGATTGTTATAATTATACTACCATGATCCAAGGCTATTGTAAAGCTGGAGATACAAAGAGAGCTTTACAGTACTTCGGGAAAATGTTGAAAAGTGGTAATAGACCATCCACAACTACATATGCGGTGCTCATTGATGGGAGTTGCCAAATAGAGGACATGGAAATGGCAGAGCacatgtttcaaataatgataaaaGATGGTTTACTGCCTGATGTTGTCGTTTGCAACACTTTAATGCATGCCTATGGGAAGCAAGGCCGCTTGCATAAGGTTTTTAAGCTTTTGGGCTTGATGACAACTGTTAATATTTCTCCTGATATCATCACATACAATACTATCATTCACAGCCTAATGAGGAATGGGTTGATGACTGAGGCGAGAGATATTTTAGATGAACTTGTCCAAAGGGGCTTCTCTCCGGATGTTGTGACATTCACTAGTGTGATAGATGGGTTCTCAAAAAGGGGGCATTTTGTGGAAGCTTTTCTCATGTGGTCCTCCATGAGCAAAGTAGCTGTGCAGCCTGACATTATAACCTGCAGTGCTCTTCTCAGTGGTTATTGTAGGGCACGTAGAATGGAAGAAGCAAATGCACTATTCCGTAGGATGCTTGATGCTGGACTGAGACCTGACGTGATTCTGTACAATACTCTCATTCATGGATTTTGTAAGATTGGATGCATGGAAGATGCATGCTACTTGGTCGATCTGATGGTGCAGGGTGATATTTATCCAAACAATGTTACACGCAGGGCACTTGTCCTTGGCTTTGAAAAGATGAAGTTCAGAAATCCTGCAGAAACTGCAGACTTTAAGCTGCAAGAAATACTAGTGAAAAATGGCATTCACATAGGTGTCGATGCGTACTTATCTATGGCACATCGACCGGACAGGTGA